One genomic region from Bradyrhizobium icense encodes:
- a CDS encoding autotransporter outer membrane beta-barrel domain-containing protein, with protein sequence MWPRMHSWLRNSWLCSSAILGGICLVPAATSLPAAAQTTDWTGAASSNWFDASNWTSGVPAAGGGVAAVDATVPNAPVVNAPGAATHVVAVGINAVGALTITGGGTLSSADGYVGYATLGSHGTVTVTGPGSNWGNSQVLYVGYFGTGTLTIEAGGTVSSVDGYVAAISSSAGTVTVTGAGSTWTNSGNLFAGGGGTGTLTIADGATVSSVDGYVGNDDSARGTVTVTDAGSTWTNSGNLFVGRAGTGTLTIANGGTVSNTDGYLGHSVFSHGTMTVTGNGSTWINSGNLFVGRAGTGTLTIADGATVSSVNSYVGALGSASGTITVTGAGSTWTNSGNLFVGDDGTGTLAIANGATVSNTDGYLGRSAVSLGTATVTGAGSAWTNSGNLVIGDAGTGMLTIADGGRVSGAIGIVGNDTGSHGTGTVTGNGSAWTNSGSLFVGNAGTGALTIVDGGRVSNTLGFVGFGAGSQGSMTVTGAGSAWSNSSSLTIGGGGTGVLAIENGGAVSNTSAIVGSANGSQGSVTVTGVGSTWTNSSQLSIGYSGVGLLAVASGGRVSSTYGILGEFAGAQGTATVAGAGSAWANSQDLYVGNAGTGSLAVLNGGTVSNANGYAGYDTGSQGTVTVTGPGSAWNSSASLTIGVSGTGVLAVDNGGSVSSASAIIGSAIGSQGTVAVTGAGSTWTNSGDLHLGFYGTGTLTVAEGATVHAGTVHVASQAGSQGTLNIGAAAGSPAAVAGTLDAASLVFGAGIGTINFNHTSANYVFGSTMTGNGSLNVLSGTTILTAANSYTGPTTVNGATLIVHGSIASSPLTVDGDGLVGGTGFLGATTIGAGTLSPGNSIGTITVQGNLVLSAASTYLVEIAPTNADRTDVTGAAQLAGALRVVAAPGTYAPGTTYTILTATGGIAGTFDSVTSNLTSSTFMAPTVSYDADRVFFTLARTASFASAGWTRNQIATGTGVDSLGFGNPIFNTVLYGTAAQARQAFDALSGELHASTAGVLVDESRDLRDAVLGRLRQASFDSAAGGRASRAARPAALAGTVPETHSSRLTFWAQGIGARGRIDGDGNAATVGRRHAGAVAGLDGAVDDWRFGFAAGYSDSAVGVDARASSASVDSSHAAFYGAGSAGAWSVRAGMAYSYHQIDTTRTIAFPGFVDRASAAYHGGTTQVFGEIGYGFGLGPVALEPFAGAAWVQARTSGFTEKGGVAALTGARDREEAGFATLGARLATSVVVGGMTLAPRLSAAWQHVLGDVTPVTTLSFASGGTAFEIAGAPLARDSALLEAGADLYLNAHTTLGILYQGQVARNAEDHAVRGRLAVRF encoded by the coding sequence ATGTGGCCACGCATGCACTCCTGGTTGCGCAATTCCTGGTTGTGCTCATCGGCTATCCTTGGCGGCATCTGTCTCGTGCCAGCGGCGACGTCGTTGCCGGCCGCGGCGCAAACCACCGACTGGACCGGTGCCGCATCCAGCAATTGGTTCGACGCAAGCAACTGGACGAGCGGCGTTCCGGCCGCTGGCGGAGGAGTGGCAGCCGTCGACGCGACTGTGCCGAACGCTCCAGTGGTGAATGCACCCGGCGCTGCCACGCACGTCGTTGCGGTCGGCATCAACGCCGTGGGCGCGCTCACCATAACGGGAGGCGGTACGCTGAGCAGCGCCGATGGCTATGTCGGCTACGCCACCTTGGGGTCTCATGGCACGGTGACGGTGACCGGTCCCGGATCCAACTGGGGCAATTCCCAGGTCCTTTACGTCGGCTACTTCGGCACAGGGACGCTCACCATCGAGGCCGGTGGGACCGTGAGCAGCGTGGACGGCTATGTCGCCGCGATTTCCAGCTCCGCAGGCACGGTGACGGTAACCGGCGCCGGCTCCACCTGGACCAACAGCGGAAATCTCTTCGCCGGCGGTGGCGGTACGGGCACGCTCACCATCGCGGATGGCGCAACGGTGAGCAGCGTGGACGGCTATGTCGGCAACGACGATAGCGCCCGCGGAACCGTGACGGTGACCGACGCGGGATCCACCTGGACCAATTCCGGAAATCTCTTCGTCGGCCGTGCCGGCACAGGCACGCTCACCATCGCGAATGGCGGAACGGTGAGCAATACGGATGGCTATCTCGGCCACAGCGTCTTCTCTCATGGCACGATGACGGTGACCGGCAACGGCTCCACCTGGATCAATTCCGGAAATCTCTTCGTCGGCCGTGCCGGCACGGGCACGCTCACCATCGCGGACGGCGCAACGGTAAGCAGCGTGAACAGCTATGTCGGCGCCCTCGGTAGCGCCAGCGGAACCATAACGGTGACCGGCGCGGGATCCACCTGGACCAATTCCGGAAATCTCTTCGTCGGGGATGACGGCACAGGCACGCTTGCCATCGCGAATGGCGCAACGGTGAGCAATACGGACGGCTATCTCGGCCGCAGCGCTGTGTCTCTTGGCACGGCGACGGTGACCGGCGCCGGCTCCGCCTGGACCAACAGCGGAAATCTCGTCATCGGCGATGCCGGCACAGGCATGCTGACGATCGCGGACGGCGGCCGGGTGAGCGGCGCAATCGGCATCGTCGGCAACGACACCGGCTCCCACGGCACGGGGACGGTGACCGGCAACGGCTCCGCCTGGACCAACAGCGGAAGCCTCTTCGTCGGTAACGCCGGTACGGGCGCGCTCACCATCGTGGACGGCGGCCGGGTGAGCAACACGCTCGGTTTCGTCGGTTTCGGCGCCGGTTCGCAGGGGTCCATGACGGTGACAGGCGCCGGCTCGGCCTGGAGCAACAGTTCCTCCCTCACGATCGGCGGCGGCGGCACGGGCGTACTCGCCATCGAGAATGGCGGAGCCGTGAGCAACACCTCCGCAATTGTCGGGTCGGCCAACGGCTCGCAAGGGAGCGTGACGGTGACGGGGGTTGGCTCCACCTGGACCAATTCCTCACAACTCTCGATCGGCTACTCCGGCGTCGGGTTGCTCGCTGTCGCAAGCGGGGGAAGGGTCAGCAGCACATATGGGATCCTCGGCGAGTTTGCCGGTGCGCAGGGCACGGCCACGGTCGCGGGCGCCGGCTCGGCCTGGGCCAATTCCCAGGACCTTTACGTCGGCAACGCCGGTACGGGTTCGCTTGCGGTCTTGAATGGCGGCACGGTGAGCAATGCGAACGGCTACGCCGGTTACGACACCGGCTCGCAAGGCACGGTGACAGTGACGGGTCCGGGCTCGGCCTGGAACAGCAGTGCCTCCCTCACAATTGGCGTCAGCGGCACTGGTGTGCTCGCCGTCGACAATGGTGGATCCGTGAGCAGCGCGTCCGCCATCATCGGATCGGCCATCGGCTCGCAAGGAACCGTGGCGGTGACGGGCGCCGGCTCGACATGGACCAATTCCGGAGACCTCCATCTCGGATTCTACGGCACCGGTACGCTCACCGTCGCGGAGGGTGCGACGGTGCACGCCGGCACCGTGCATGTGGCAAGCCAAGCCGGCTCGCAAGGCACGCTGAACATCGGCGCGGCGGCAGGCAGTCCGGCGGCGGTCGCCGGCACGCTCGACGCGGCAAGCCTCGTGTTCGGCGCTGGCATTGGCACGATCAACTTCAATCATACGTCCGCCAACTACGTGTTCGGATCGACGATGACCGGCAACGGCAGCCTCAATGTGCTGTCCGGCACCACCATCCTGACGGCTGCCAACAGCTACACGGGTCCCACGACTGTCAACGGCGCTACGCTCATCGTGCACGGCTCGATCGCCTCGTCACCGCTGACGGTGGATGGCGACGGTCTTGTCGGGGGCACCGGTTTTCTTGGCGCAACGACCATCGGTGCCGGCACGCTCTCGCCCGGCAACTCGATCGGCACCATCACGGTGCAGGGCAATCTCGTGCTGTCGGCGGCCTCGACCTACCTGGTCGAGATTGCGCCGACGAATGCCGATCGCACCGATGTTACGGGCGCGGCGCAGCTCGCCGGTGCCTTGCGTGTGGTCGCAGCGCCCGGGACCTACGCGCCGGGCACCACCTACACGATTCTCACGGCGACTGGCGGCATCGCCGGCACGTTCGACAGCGTGACTTCCAATCTCACGTCGTCCACCTTCATGGCGCCGACCGTGTCCTACGATGCCGACCGCGTATTCTTCACCCTCGCACGCACGGCAAGCTTCGCGAGCGCAGGCTGGACGCGCAACCAGATTGCCACCGGCACCGGCGTCGATTCGCTGGGCTTCGGCAATCCCATCTTCAATACGGTGCTCTACGGCACGGCCGCGCAGGCGCGGCAGGCGTTCGATGCACTCTCGGGCGAGTTGCATGCGAGTACGGCGGGCGTGCTCGTCGACGAATCGCGCGATCTGCGCGACGCGGTGCTCGGCCGTCTGCGCCAGGCGTCCTTCGACAGCGCGGCAGGCGGGAGAGCGTCGCGTGCCGCCCGCCCGGCGGCCCTTGCGGGGACCGTGCCGGAGACGCACTCGTCCCGCCTGACCTTCTGGGCGCAGGGAATCGGCGCGCGCGGTCGCATCGACGGCGACGGCAATGCGGCAACGGTCGGTCGCCGCCACGCCGGCGCCGTCGCGGGGCTCGACGGCGCTGTTGATGACTGGCGCTTCGGCTTCGCAGCGGGCTATTCGGACTCCGCGGTCGGCGTGGACGCGCGCGCGAGCTCGGCCTCGGTCGACAGCAGCCACGCGGCATTCTACGGCGCGGGCAGTGCCGGCGCCTGGAGCGTGCGCGCCGGCATGGCCTATTCGTACCACCAGATCGACACCACCCGCACCATCGCGTTTCCGGGCTTTGTCGATCGCGCGTCGGCCGCCTATCATGGCGGCACCACCCAGGTGTTTGGCGAGATCGGCTACGGTTTCGGACTCGGCCCGGTCGCGCTCGAGCCGTTCGCAGGGGCTGCCTGGGTGCAGGCGAGGACAAGCGGTTTCACGGAGAAGGGCGGCGTCGCGGCGCTCACGGGTGCGCGCGACCGCGAAGAGGCGGGCTTCGCGACGCTTGGCGCGCGGCTCGCCAC
- the ilvD gene encoding dihydroxy-acid dehydratase — translation MDAKTDIKKRLPSRHVTEGPERAPHRSYLYAMGLTTQQIHQPFVGVASCWNEAAPCNISLMRQAQAVKKGVAAAGGTPREFCTITVTDGIAMGHDGMRSSLPSRECIADSVELTVRGHAYDALVGLAGCDKSLPGMMMAMVRLNVPSIFIYGGSILPGNFRGQQVTVQDMFEAVGKHSVGAMSDADLDEIERVACPSAGACGAQFTANTMATVSEAIGLALPYSAGAPAPYEIRDAFCAAAGEKILELIAANIRPRDIVTRRSLENAAAVVAASGGSTNAALHLPAIAHECGIKFDLFDVAEIFKKTPYVADLKPGGRYVAKDMFEVGGIPLLMKTLLDNGHLHGDCITVTGRTIAENLKSVKWNPHQDVVRSADNPITVTGGVVGLKGNLAPEGAIVKVAGMSKLKFTGPARCFDREEDAFESVQKKTYKEGEVIVIRYEGPRGGPGMREMLSTTAALTGQGMGGKVALITDGRFSGATRGFCIGHVGPEAAVGGPIALLQNGDIIEIDAEAGTLNVKLTDTELAERKTKWLPRQTNHTSGALWKYAQQVGPAVDGAVTHPGGAHEKQCYADI, via the coding sequence ATGGACGCCAAGACCGACATCAAGAAGAGGTTGCCGAGCCGTCACGTGACGGAGGGGCCGGAGCGTGCCCCTCATCGGTCCTATCTCTACGCGATGGGGCTGACCACCCAGCAGATCCACCAGCCTTTCGTCGGCGTCGCTTCCTGCTGGAATGAAGCCGCGCCCTGCAACATCTCGCTGATGCGCCAGGCACAGGCGGTCAAGAAGGGCGTCGCGGCTGCCGGCGGCACCCCGCGCGAATTCTGCACCATCACTGTGACCGATGGCATCGCCATGGGCCATGACGGCATGCGCTCGTCCCTGCCATCCAGGGAGTGCATCGCCGATTCGGTCGAACTGACCGTCCGCGGCCATGCCTACGACGCTCTCGTCGGGCTCGCCGGCTGCGACAAGTCGCTGCCGGGCATGATGATGGCGATGGTCCGGCTCAACGTGCCCTCGATCTTCATCTATGGCGGCTCGATTCTGCCCGGCAATTTCCGCGGCCAGCAGGTCACGGTGCAGGACATGTTCGAGGCGGTCGGCAAGCATTCGGTCGGCGCAATGTCGGATGCCGATCTCGACGAAATCGAGCGGGTGGCTTGCCCCTCGGCCGGCGCGTGCGGCGCGCAATTCACCGCCAATACCATGGCGACGGTGTCCGAGGCGATCGGCCTGGCGTTGCCCTATTCCGCCGGCGCGCCCGCGCCTTACGAAATTCGCGACGCGTTTTGCGCCGCTGCCGGCGAGAAGATTTTGGAGCTGATCGCAGCCAACATTCGCCCGCGCGACATCGTTACCCGCCGCTCGCTGGAAAACGCCGCCGCCGTCGTTGCTGCCTCCGGTGGGTCGACCAATGCTGCGCTGCACCTGCCGGCGATCGCGCATGAGTGTGGAATAAAATTTGACTTATTCGACGTCGCCGAAATCTTCAAAAAGACTCCTTATGTCGCGGATTTGAAGCCAGGGGGCCGTTATGTTGCCAAAGACATGTTCGAGGTTGGCGGCATTCCGCTTCTGATGAAGACGCTGCTCGACAATGGCCACCTGCACGGAGATTGCATTACCGTCACGGGCCGTACGATCGCCGAAAACCTCAAGAGCGTGAAATGGAATCCGCATCAGGATGTGGTGCGGTCCGCCGACAACCCGATCACCGTCACGGGAGGCGTTGTCGGGTTGAAGGGTAATCTCGCGCCGGAGGGTGCGATCGTGAAGGTCGCGGGCATGTCGAAGTTGAAATTTACTGGTCCTGCCCGTTGCTTCGACCGCGAGGAAGACGCCTTCGAGTCGGTTCAGAAAAAGACCTACAAGGAGGGCGAGGTCATCGTGATCCGCTACGAGGGACCGCGCGGCGGTCCCGGCATGCGGGAGATGCTCTCGACCACGGCGGCGCTGACCGGGCAGGGGATGGGCGGCAAGGTCGCCCTGATCACCGACGGCCGGTTCTCCGGCGCCACCCGCGGCTTCTGCATCGGCCATGTCGGGCCGGAAGCGGCCGTGGGCGGCCCGATCGCGCTGTTGCAGAATGGTGACATTATCGAGATCGACGCCGAGGCCGGGACTCTTAACGTAAAATTGACCGACACCGAACTCGCCGAACGTAAAACCAAATGGCTGCCTCGACAGACTAACCATACGTCGGGTGCGCTGTGGAAATATGCCCAACAGGTTGGGCCGGCGGTGGACGGGGCTGTGACCCATCCTGGCGGTGCGCACGAGAAACAGTGTTATGCGGACATCTAG
- a CDS encoding tetratricopeptide repeat protein — translation MRTSRRIILALMLGAAPVAAPGFAFDGSPVKPDAALPVMNQPAAAQAVTAQALKKAAPAAATATATAVNAPSLTSLQYAAEGGHPVAQWKLGRMYADGDGVVQDDLRAFEYFSRIANQHAEDSPSAPQAAIVANAFVALGRYYLNGIPNSKIKADTDRAREMFSYAASYFGNADAQYDLARLYLKTPDASRDDFRYGARWLGLAAQKGQHQAQAMLGQMLFNGDRLPRQAARGLMWLTLARDNAAPDETWIRESYNRAFAKASDDDRATALQMLEHWVQGKRD, via the coding sequence ATGCGGACATCTAGGCGTATCATTCTTGCGTTGATGCTGGGGGCCGCGCCGGTGGCCGCCCCCGGATTCGCATTTGATGGCTCACCGGTGAAGCCGGACGCGGCGCTCCCCGTGATGAACCAGCCCGCGGCCGCGCAGGCGGTCACGGCGCAGGCGCTGAAGAAGGCTGCGCCCGCGGCGGCTACCGCCACGGCGACTGCGGTTAACGCGCCTTCGCTGACTTCGCTGCAATACGCCGCCGAGGGTGGCCATCCCGTCGCGCAGTGGAAGCTCGGCCGGATGTATGCCGACGGCGATGGCGTGGTGCAGGATGACTTGCGCGCGTTTGAATATTTCAGCCGTATCGCCAACCAGCATGCCGAGGATAGCCCGTCAGCGCCGCAGGCCGCGATCGTTGCCAACGCCTTCGTGGCGCTCGGCCGCTACTACCTCAACGGCATCCCGAATTCCAAGATCAAGGCGGATACCGATCGTGCCCGGGAGATGTTCTCCTATGCCGCGTCCTATTTCGGCAATGCCGACGCGCAATACGATCTGGCACGGCTTTATCTGAAGACTCCGGACGCCTCGCGGGACGATTTCCGCTACGGCGCGCGCTGGCTTGGTCTGGCGGCCCAGAAGGGCCAGCATCAGGCGCAGGCCATGCTCGGCCAGATGCTGTTCAACGGCGACCGGCTACCGCGGCAGGCCGCCCGCGGATTGATGTGGCTGACGCTGGCGCGTGACAACGCCGCGCCCGATGAGACCTGGATCCGCGAAAGCTACAACCGCGCCTTCGCCAAGGCCTCCGACGACGACCGCGCCACGGCCTTGCAGATGCTCGAGCACTGGGTGCAGGGCAAGCGCGACTGA
- the xth gene encoding exodeoxyribonuclease III — protein sequence MRVATWNVNSIRQRLDHLMTWLKDCSPDVVCLQETKCVDDAFPRLEIEALGYNVVTHGQKTFNGVALLSKLPFDETKSGLAGDDEDAHARFLEGVVTLKTGVIRIACLYLPNGNPPDTDKYPYKLKWMSRLLEYSKERLKAEEPLVLAGDFNVIPAAADVYNPAAWGNDALFRPQTREAFQSLLGLGLTDALRAVTDEPGHYTFWDYQAGAWQKNWGLRIDHLLLSPQASDRLTDVGVDSHVRAWEKPSDHVPVWADFDLEKA from the coding sequence ATGCGTGTTGCAACCTGGAACGTCAATTCGATCCGGCAGCGGCTCGACCATCTCATGACGTGGCTGAAAGACTGCTCGCCGGACGTCGTCTGTCTGCAGGAAACCAAGTGCGTCGACGATGCGTTCCCGCGGCTGGAGATCGAGGCGCTTGGCTATAACGTCGTCACCCACGGACAGAAAACCTTCAACGGTGTCGCGCTACTGTCGAAACTGCCGTTCGACGAGACCAAATCGGGCCTGGCCGGCGACGACGAGGACGCCCATGCCAGATTCCTCGAAGGCGTGGTGACGCTGAAGACCGGCGTGATCCGGATCGCCTGCCTCTATCTGCCCAACGGAAACCCTCCGGATACCGACAAATATCCCTATAAACTCAAATGGATGTCCCGGCTTCTTGAGTACTCGAAGGAGCGGCTTAAGGCGGAAGAACCGCTGGTGCTCGCAGGCGACTTCAACGTCATTCCGGCGGCCGCCGACGTCTATAACCCCGCTGCCTGGGGTAACGACGCGCTGTTCCGCCCGCAAACCCGCGAGGCCTTCCAGTCCCTGCTCGGCCTCGGCCTGACGGATGCCCTGCGCGCGGTGACCGACGAGCCGGGCCACTACACCTTCTGGGATTACCAGGCCGGCGCCTGGCAGAAGAACTGGGGCCTTCGAATTGACCACCTCCTGCTGTCGCCGCAGGCCAGCGACCGCCTGACCGATGTCGGCGTCGACAGCCACGTCCGCGCCTGGGAGAAGCCGTCCGACCACGTGCCGGTCTGGGCGGATTTCGATCTGGAGAAGGCTTGA
- a CDS encoding efflux RND transporter periplasmic adaptor subunit, translating to MKKRTLILLAGVIAIATVAGFITRSSWMGGSSSAQAPQRPRTVSVELAKAERKSVPVDVDANGTVTPISSVALKSRLETTIVAVHFEDGARVNQGDLLFTLDSRQIDAQIEQAEGVLARDQAQLEGAHRDLRRFNDLVAKGATTQVNVDNARTQSDILTGTIKANQAALDNLKVQKSYTMIRAPFSGRIGAANVKIGNFVRPADTTPLAVINQMAPVYVTFAVPQRVLVDLRESMAKGISTVTAMIPGHQHSETGKVAMVENTVDATTGMVTVRGIMANENETLWPGTLVATKLVIRHEDAVVVPTVAVQRSQSGNFVFVVKDGIAKVQPVTVDRTSQGISVISEGLAGDESVVVDGQLLLSDGTRVEPRARKAGA from the coding sequence ATGAAAAAGCGTACCTTGATACTTCTTGCCGGCGTCATCGCCATTGCTACCGTGGCCGGCTTCATTACCCGCTCCTCATGGATGGGCGGCAGCAGCAGCGCCCAAGCCCCGCAGCGGCCGCGAACGGTTTCGGTCGAACTGGCGAAGGCGGAGCGCAAGTCCGTCCCGGTCGATGTCGACGCCAATGGAACGGTGACGCCGATCTCCAGCGTGGCGCTGAAATCGCGGCTGGAAACCACCATCGTCGCTGTGCATTTCGAGGATGGCGCCAGGGTCAACCAGGGCGACTTGCTGTTTACGCTCGATAGCCGCCAGATCGACGCCCAGATCGAACAGGCCGAGGGCGTGCTCGCCAGAGACCAGGCGCAGCTCGAGGGCGCGCACCGCGACCTCCGCCGCTTCAATGATCTGGTCGCCAAGGGCGCGACCACGCAGGTCAACGTCGATAATGCCAGGACACAGTCGGATATCCTGACTGGTACGATCAAGGCCAATCAGGCTGCGCTGGACAATCTGAAGGTCCAGAAGAGCTACACCATGATCCGCGCGCCTTTCTCGGGCCGGATCGGCGCGGCCAACGTGAAGATCGGCAATTTCGTACGCCCCGCCGATACCACCCCGCTTGCGGTCATCAACCAGATGGCGCCGGTCTACGTGACCTTCGCGGTGCCGCAGCGCGTGCTGGTCGATTTGCGGGAGTCGATGGCGAAAGGGATCTCAACCGTCACTGCGATGATCCCAGGCCATCAGCATTCAGAGACCGGCAAGGTCGCCATGGTCGAAAACACGGTGGACGCCACCACCGGCATGGTCACCGTTCGCGGCATCATGGCCAACGAGAATGAGACGTTGTGGCCGGGCACGCTGGTCGCCACCAAGCTCGTCATCCGTCACGAAGACGCGGTCGTGGTGCCGACGGTCGCCGTGCAGCGCAGCCAGAGCGGCAATTTCGTCTTCGTCGTCAAGGACGGCATCGCCAAGGTCCAGCCGGTCACGGTCGACCGCACCTCGCAGGGCATCTCGGTGATTTCCGAGGGGCTCGCCGGCGATGAGAGCGTGGTGGTCGACGGGCAATTGCTGCTGTCTGACGGAACGCGGGTCGAGCCGCGGGCCAGAAAGGCCGGGGCGTAG